The proteins below come from a single Necator americanus strain Aroian chromosome V, whole genome shotgun sequence genomic window:
- a CDS encoding hypothetical protein (NECATOR_CHRV.G19082.T1): MTARDLGLTYLDSREIAIKCGVIMQTHYVTFTMNGTFVLAARHPRIQERLAICKHHHLFFSHNHSVLFLPTLVHPDFQNLHWIDHNMIGLHSEVA; this comes from the exons ATGACTGCTAGAGATCTAGGACTTACTTACCTCGATTCACGTGAGATTGCAATCAAATGTGGCGTTATTATGCAAACACACTATGTGACTTTCACTATGAATGGAAC ATTCGTGCTTGCCGCTAGACATCCACGAATCCAGGAGCGTTTGGCCATTTGTAAGCATCATCAT ctttttttctcgcacAACCACAGCGTCCTGTTTCTACCAACTCTGGTTCACCCTGATTTCCAGAACCTGCATTGGATTGATCATAACATGATTGGATTGCATTCCGAAGTGGCCTag